Proteins encoded by one window of Ewingella sp. CoE-038-23:
- the ubiJ gene encoding ubiquinone biosynthesis protein UbiJ: MLLTPLLTAGIETSLNYLLFRERGLKAARTRLVGKVLRIELQELNAPLTFVFSEQKIDVLGQWDGEADCTVSTKLSVLQKLRDRQQLSPLMRSGELIVEGDISVVQQFSALFELVEWEPAELLAPYLGDVAAQGISQAISGGLRFLRHGVKQQQSYVAQTLTEEWKLAPGPLEVVWFSEEVSALTRELDALDKRFEKLEDKL, encoded by the coding sequence ATGTTGTTGACGCCGTTACTGACCGCTGGGATTGAAACCTCGCTGAATTATCTGCTGTTCAGAGAGCGTGGGCTGAAGGCTGCACGCACTCGCTTAGTAGGAAAAGTGCTGCGAATTGAGCTGCAAGAGCTGAATGCTCCGCTGACCTTCGTGTTCAGCGAGCAGAAAATCGATGTGCTCGGGCAGTGGGACGGCGAGGCGGATTGCACCGTGTCAACAAAGCTCTCCGTCCTGCAAAAACTGCGCGACAGACAGCAGCTTTCTCCTCTCATGCGCAGCGGCGAGCTTATCGTTGAAGGTGATATCTCCGTCGTGCAGCAATTTTCTGCGTTGTTTGAACTGGTCGAGTGGGAGCCTGCCGAGCTGCTGGCTCCTTATCTGGGGGATGTTGCGGCTCAGGGCATTTCGCAAGCTATCAGCGGTGGTTTACGTTTTCTGCGTCATGGCGTTAAGCAGCAGCAAAGCTATGTTGCTCAGACCTTGACGGAAGAGTGGAAGCTGGCGCCCGGCCCGTTAGAAGTCGTCTGGTTTAGTGAAGAAGTCTCTGCATTAACCCGCGAACTGGACGCGCTGGATAAACGCTTCGAAAAACTGGAGGACAAACTATGA